The Streptomyces cadmiisoli genome has a segment encoding these proteins:
- a CDS encoding DUF6879 family protein — MSLNVPTFPELLASASRSAVHLEMRDSYAVDYEKGPFADWRAGVRRDPADRASWWRPWLDLIQETVGRGVVVRRARIVSEPVSDYTRFLYDGTFTNVAAGEQVRWLPRRRASDIALPGNDFWLIDDRLIRWNHFTGEGASAGGEVSTNSAAAKLCGEAFEAVWERAVPHDTYQIT; from the coding sequence ATGTCCTTGAACGTCCCGACGTTCCCTGAGCTCCTCGCGTCGGCATCCCGCTCGGCCGTTCACCTGGAGATGCGGGACAGCTACGCGGTCGACTACGAGAAGGGCCCGTTCGCGGACTGGCGCGCAGGTGTCCGACGCGACCCGGCCGACCGCGCCTCCTGGTGGCGCCCGTGGCTCGACCTCATTCAGGAGACGGTCGGCCGCGGCGTCGTGGTGCGCCGCGCCCGGATCGTGTCGGAACCGGTCAGCGACTACACCCGGTTCCTGTACGACGGCACCTTCACCAACGTCGCCGCGGGCGAGCAGGTACGGTGGCTGCCCCGCCGGCGAGCCTCCGACATCGCGCTGCCGGGCAACGACTTCTGGCTGATCGACGACCGGCTGATCCGGTGGAACCACTTCACCGGTGAGGGCGCCTCAGCGGGCGGCGAGGTCAGCACGAACTCTGCCGCAGCAAAGCTGTGCGGCGAAGCATTCGAGGCCGTGTGGGAACGCGCCGTCCCGCACGACACCTACCAGATCACCTGA
- a CDS encoding ATP-grasp domain-containing protein — MSDDVLPTGTPPSSVATGRPPSSIAVGQPSPSAATGPQSTPVAASQPSMPVPTPRPRLLVIGGSLKHVRKARELGLDVVHAQFPDEYDRGHWPHVDQALLLDYGDIDRLLPLVRALHEAYPFQAAVSLFELGLLSAARVNEALGLAGESVATVELLLDKGRMRRYLDARGISPVASAVGRSARDVREFVHAHGFPVVVKPVSESGSLGVFRIRDPADIDVVAERFRSLDGQLAAKDLSRADSFDEFLIEEFLDGPEISVETLSFDGRHVVVAVTDKECVGPGFVEIGHAQPSGCSPETLREVTQLVTDFLDAVGLRNGPGHTEVKLTSRGPRIVESHNRVGGDRINELAEIAYGIDMERYALGAGFGLVAPLTTSPEPQGAAAIRFLTPEPGRVVEVTGVDAVRADPACAGLHLDVEPGDDVPPLTWNEDKVGHVIARGATATEAIAHGRRLAAAIHIRTKPVS, encoded by the coding sequence ATGTCCGACGATGTCCTGCCCACCGGCACGCCGCCCTCGTCGGTCGCCACTGGCCGGCCGCCCTCGTCGATCGCCGTGGGCCAACCCTCCCCGTCGGCCGCCACCGGCCCCCAGTCCACGCCGGTCGCCGCCAGCCAACCGTCCATGCCGGTCCCCACCCCACGGCCACGCCTCCTTGTCATCGGCGGCAGCCTCAAACACGTACGCAAAGCGCGAGAGCTCGGACTGGACGTGGTGCACGCGCAGTTCCCGGACGAGTACGACCGCGGTCACTGGCCCCACGTCGATCAGGCGCTGCTGCTCGACTACGGCGACATCGACCGGCTCCTGCCCCTGGTCCGGGCGTTGCACGAGGCGTACCCGTTCCAGGCGGCCGTGTCGCTGTTCGAGCTCGGGCTGCTGTCGGCGGCGCGGGTCAACGAGGCGCTCGGGCTGGCCGGTGAGTCCGTCGCCACCGTGGAACTGCTGCTGGACAAGGGGCGGATGCGCCGGTACCTGGACGCGAGGGGCATCAGTCCGGTGGCCAGTGCGGTCGGCCGTTCCGCGCGGGACGTGCGGGAGTTCGTTCACGCGCACGGGTTCCCGGTCGTCGTCAAGCCGGTCAGCGAGTCGGGCAGTCTCGGGGTGTTCCGCATCCGCGACCCGGCCGACATCGACGTCGTCGCCGAACGATTCCGATCCCTCGACGGGCAACTGGCCGCCAAGGACCTGTCCCGCGCCGATTCCTTCGACGAGTTCCTCATCGAGGAGTTCCTGGACGGCCCGGAGATCAGCGTGGAGACCCTGAGCTTCGACGGCCGCCATGTGGTCGTCGCGGTGACCGACAAGGAGTGCGTCGGGCCCGGCTTCGTGGAGATCGGACACGCACAGCCCAGCGGCTGCTCACCCGAGACACTGCGCGAGGTCACCCAGCTCGTGACGGACTTCCTCGACGCGGTGGGACTGCGCAACGGACCGGGGCACACCGAGGTCAAGCTGACCTCGCGCGGCCCGCGGATCGTCGAGTCGCACAACCGCGTCGGCGGCGACCGCATCAACGAACTGGCCGAGATCGCCTACGGCATCGACATGGAGCGCTACGCCCTGGGCGCCGGGTTCGGCCTGGTGGCACCGCTGACCACCTCGCCCGAGCCGCAGGGCGCGGCAGCCATCCGGTTCCTCACGCCCGAGCCCGGCCGGGTCGTGGAGGTGACCGGCGTGGACGCCGTACGCGCGGACCCGGCCTGCGCCGGTCTCCACCTGGACGTGGAGCCGGGCGACGACGTACCACCGCTGACCTGGAACGAGGACAAGGTCGGTCATGTGATCGCCCGCGGCGCCACCGCCACCGAGGCGATCGCCCACGGCAGGCGGCTGGCCGCGGCGATCCACATACGTACGAAGCCCGTCTCGTGA
- a CDS encoding helix-turn-helix transcriptional regulator produces the protein MHDASPTARTLLTLELIQNSPGITAQRLAQRLEVSERAVRRYVGILREAEVPVESVRGPYGGYRVGRGHRVPPLMFSTTEALGLVMAVLESHRAAGDPKDPAGSALGKIIRVLPEPVAGPADAVRRVLARQQDMDAASPNPETTALLVQACAASRRLRLGYRSGPGRDRVMDVDPWAVVVHHGRWYLLCWSHTVDARRLLRIDRVTAADVRAETFTPPADLDPMRTLEEHMSEGWQYEVEVVIDAPATTAARWIPRRVGRLEELGPRRCRLIASTEDPDWYAHQLTAIEAPFRITGPPELQHAARSLAERLLNAAASGQSTD, from the coding sequence GTGCACGACGCGAGCCCGACCGCACGGACGCTGCTGACGCTCGAACTGATCCAGAACAGCCCCGGCATCACCGCGCAACGGCTGGCGCAGCGGCTGGAGGTCTCCGAGCGGGCAGTGCGCCGGTACGTCGGCATCCTGCGCGAGGCCGAGGTGCCGGTCGAATCGGTCCGCGGCCCGTACGGCGGCTACCGCGTCGGGCGCGGGCACCGGGTACCGCCCCTGATGTTCAGCACCACCGAGGCGCTGGGGCTGGTCATGGCCGTCCTCGAAAGCCACCGCGCGGCGGGCGACCCGAAAGACCCTGCGGGCAGCGCGCTCGGGAAGATCATCCGAGTGCTCCCCGAGCCGGTCGCCGGGCCCGCCGACGCCGTCCGCAGGGTCCTGGCCCGGCAGCAGGACATGGACGCCGCGAGCCCGAACCCGGAGACGACGGCGCTCCTCGTCCAGGCCTGCGCGGCCTCGCGCCGGCTCCGGCTCGGCTACCGCTCGGGTCCGGGCCGCGACCGTGTCATGGACGTCGACCCGTGGGCCGTCGTCGTACACCACGGCCGGTGGTACCTGCTGTGCTGGTCGCACACCGTCGATGCCCGGCGGCTGCTGCGGATCGACCGGGTGACCGCCGCGGACGTCCGCGCGGAGACGTTCACGCCGCCCGCGGACCTGGACCCCATGCGCACGCTGGAGGAACACATGTCCGAGGGCTGGCAGTACGAGGTCGAGGTCGTGATCGACGCCCCGGCCACCACCGCGGCCCGGTGGATCCCGCGCCGCGTCGGCCGTCTGGAGGAGCTCGGCCCGCGCCGCTGCCGCCTGATCGCCTCGACGGAGGACCCCGACTGGTACGCCCACCAACTCACGGCGATCGAGGCACCGTTCCGCATCACCGGCCCACCCGAACTGCAGCACGCGGCCCGCTCACTCGCCGAACGCCTCCTGAACGCGGCCGCCTCGGGGCAGAGCACCGATTGA
- a CDS encoding helix-turn-helix domain-containing protein → MPISPSSSAQAAREAVAVRLRELRAEAGITGAELAARCGWSHPKTYRIEGARTPPSADDIRRWCEACGAAGQAGDIIAQSRTAESMYIEWQRKVRTGLKQLQHSYVPLFRATKLFRIYSPTMVPGLLQTEGYARGLMTSITRFRDIPDDVAEAVAARLERSRIIHEPGRRFAMVIEEPVLYYRLGDQDDMAAQLGYLLTAGALPQVSLGVIPSATTERSLWPQELFHIYDDTLVSVELLAARVQVTQPSDIALYVRSFEQLRGMAVYGANARALIVRAIEALH, encoded by the coding sequence ATGCCGATCTCCCCGTCCTCATCGGCCCAGGCCGCCCGCGAAGCCGTCGCCGTGCGCCTGAGAGAGCTCCGTGCCGAGGCAGGGATCACCGGAGCAGAACTGGCTGCACGCTGCGGCTGGTCCCATCCGAAGACCTACCGCATCGAAGGCGCCCGCACCCCGCCCTCCGCCGACGACATCCGCCGCTGGTGCGAGGCCTGTGGCGCCGCAGGCCAGGCCGGGGACATCATCGCCCAGTCGCGTACCGCCGAATCCATGTACATCGAATGGCAGCGCAAGGTCCGCACCGGCCTGAAGCAGCTTCAGCACAGCTACGTGCCGCTGTTCAGAGCGACGAAGCTGTTCCGGATCTACTCGCCCACCATGGTTCCCGGCCTGCTCCAGACCGAAGGCTACGCGCGTGGCCTCATGACCTCGATCACCCGTTTCCGCGACATCCCCGACGACGTCGCCGAAGCGGTTGCCGCCCGGCTCGAACGGTCGCGGATCATCCATGAACCGGGCCGCCGATTCGCCATGGTCATCGAGGAACCAGTGCTCTACTACCGGCTCGGCGACCAGGACGACATGGCCGCCCAGCTCGGCTACCTCCTCACCGCCGGCGCCCTGCCGCAGGTGTCGCTCGGTGTCATCCCCAGTGCCACGACTGAGCGCTCCCTATGGCCACAGGAACTGTTCCACATCTACGACGACACCCTCGTGTCGGTCGAGCTGCTGGCGGCCCGCGTGCAGGTCACCCAGCCGTCCGATATCGCGCTGTACGTCAGGTCGTTCGAGCAACTGCGCGGCATGGCTGTCTACGGGGCCAACGCCCGCGCGCTGATCGTGAGGGCCATCGAGGCGCTGCACTGA
- a CDS encoding YrhB domain-containing protein, which yields MIDRETAVQAVEEQLERDYQEWRAVSGDAMRMAVVRVREHELVWIVSWQSEEFIRSRNREFMLVGSGPYLVDRVDGGLHSIGVLSWQTGEWEADYRARIRGLPPRTAVDELHDAIRAVAAARGRMHAVRTLRRGLPVLSPAQAIEYVHALLDGDPPARLVAVATEELVEPLDPVFAVTTIRSGAPRRAG from the coding sequence GTGATCGATCGCGAAACCGCAGTTCAGGCTGTCGAGGAACAGTTGGAGCGCGACTATCAGGAGTGGCGAGCGGTGAGCGGGGACGCGATGCGCATGGCTGTGGTCCGCGTCAGGGAGCACGAGCTGGTGTGGATCGTCTCCTGGCAGTCGGAGGAGTTCATACGCTCTCGGAACCGGGAGTTCATGCTGGTCGGCAGTGGGCCGTATCTGGTCGACCGCGTCGACGGGGGACTGCACAGTATCGGCGTCCTCTCCTGGCAGACCGGCGAGTGGGAGGCCGACTACCGGGCTCGGATACGTGGGCTTCCGCCGCGTACCGCAGTGGACGAGCTGCACGATGCGATACGCGCTGTCGCGGCCGCACGCGGGCGTATGCACGCTGTGCGGACCCTGCGCCGGGGGCTGCCGGTTCTGTCGCCTGCGCAAGCCATCGAGTACGTGCACGCCTTGCTGGACGGTGATCCACCGGCGCGCCTGGTGGCCGTGGCCACCGAGGAACTCGTTGAGCCGCTGGACCCCGTGTTCGCCGTCACAACCATTCGGTCCGGCGCGCCTCGCCGGGCCGGCTGA
- a CDS encoding sensor histidine kinase — MTLARAESATSDLLPVDLAEVACSVLDQMDERCRRRNLRVRAHLDEAPVTGDPLLLEQMIGNFVDNAVKYNLDEGVLDVRTGTTAAGAFVGVGNDGATLAPHEIPVLFEPFRRLTDRVGSTRGSGLGLSIVRAVAHTHHGDAAAAPRTGGGLTVTVTLPCAR; from the coding sequence TTGACGCTCGCCCGCGCGGAGAGCGCCACGTCCGACCTTCTGCCCGTCGACCTGGCGGAGGTTGCCTGCTCGGTGCTCGACCAGATGGACGAGCGGTGCCGGCGCAGGAACCTGCGTGTCCGGGCGCACCTGGACGAGGCTCCGGTCACCGGCGATCCCCTGCTGCTGGAGCAGATGATCGGCAATTTCGTCGACAACGCCGTCAAATACAACCTGGACGAGGGCGTGCTCGACGTGCGGACCGGGACGACGGCGGCGGGCGCTTTCGTGGGCGTCGGCAACGACGGCGCCACCCTCGCCCCGCACGAGATCCCGGTCCTGTTCGAACCGTTCCGGCGGCTGACCGACCGGGTGGGGTCCACACGCGGCAGCGGCCTGGGGCTGTCGATCGTCCGGGCCGTCGCCCACACCCACCACGGGGACGCCGCCGCCGCACCGCGTACGGGCGGCGGACTGACGGTGACCGTGACGCTGCCGTGCGCGCGGTAG
- a CDS encoding ArsR/SmtB family transcription factor: MLSTASEIDALARFSRALAVPIRCRILLILCQGPAQPADLADELEISRIRLSNHLACLRDCGIVVAVPEGRRVRYELADTRLGHALDDLRGAVLAVEADRTCPDAEEKGCC; encoded by the coding sequence GTGCTGTCCACCGCCTCAGAGATCGACGCCCTGGCCCGTTTCAGCCGGGCACTCGCCGTCCCCATCCGCTGCCGCATCCTTCTGATCCTGTGTCAGGGCCCGGCCCAACCCGCGGATCTGGCGGACGAACTGGAGATCTCCCGCATCCGGCTGTCCAACCACCTCGCCTGTCTGCGGGACTGCGGGATCGTCGTCGCCGTCCCGGAAGGGCGGCGCGTGCGCTACGAACTGGCCGACACCCGCCTCGGGCATGCCCTGGACGACCTGCGCGGCGCGGTCCTGGCCGTGGAGGCCGACCGCACCTGCCCGGACGCCGAGGAGAAGGGCTGCTGCTGA
- a CDS encoding DUF3152 domain-containing protein, which yields MERGPGTFTWAVPASGRAGRGGKLVRYGVKVEDGTGLDAATVAAEIDRVLRDDRGWTRRGVASFQHVTGPPYDMVLQIVSPATADEMCGAWGLDTGGELNCANAPDLVVNVRRWVELSDQYKGRPHDYRALIINHEAGHVLGYGHRGCPGPGKPAPALMQQIKGLDGCVANPWVNDDAGAFIDGPRIP from the coding sequence CTGGAGCGGGGACCGGGCACCTTCACCTGGGCCGTACCCGCGAGCGGCCGGGCCGGCCGGGGCGGGAAACTCGTCCGCTACGGCGTGAAAGTGGAGGACGGTACAGGGCTTGACGCCGCAACCGTGGCCGCCGAGATCGACCGTGTCCTGCGTGACGATCGGGGCTGGACGCGCCGGGGCGTCGCCTCCTTCCAGCACGTCACCGGACCGCCGTACGACATGGTGCTCCAGATCGTCTCGCCCGCCACCGCCGACGAAATGTGCGGCGCCTGGGGCCTGGACACCGGCGGCGAGCTCAACTGCGCCAACGCCCCGGACCTCGTCGTCAACGTACGCCGCTGGGTCGAGCTCAGCGACCAGTACAAGGGCCGCCCGCACGACTACCGCGCATTGATCATCAACCACGAGGCGGGGCACGTCCTCGGCTACGGCCACCGCGGCTGCCCCGGACCCGGGAAGCCCGCCCCCGCCCTGATGCAGCAGATCAAGGGCCTTGACGGCTGCGTGGCCAACCCCTGGGTGAACGACGACGCGGGCGCGTTCATCGACGGCCCCCGTATCCCCTGA
- a CDS encoding CHRD domain-containing protein gives MKFTRFGMIAVSAVAGALLLTACNGEDVAAGGSASAGAGGTAATGHESAGSGHAGGGAADVRAGEWDKNASDATFFGSLMNGANEVPVEGGPAVGDRDGHALALMRIQGNEVSYAFTFTGVQTPTLGHLHKGVKGVNGDVKIPFFTEKLEDGTKFAYGTVTVRDNDLLEGIKANPENWYFNLHTAEFPGGAVRGQGYKLSSGIQVPDTITPEALNSVISGK, from the coding sequence ATGAAGTTCACTCGTTTCGGGATGATTGCCGTTTCTGCTGTTGCCGGTGCGCTTCTTCTGACTGCCTGCAACGGTGAGGACGTGGCTGCCGGTGGCAGTGCGAGCGCTGGGGCTGGTGGCACGGCCGCGACCGGGCACGAGTCTGCGGGTTCGGGGCATGCTGGTGGGGGTGCTGCCGATGTGCGTGCGGGTGAGTGGGACAAGAACGCGTCGGATGCGACGTTCTTCGGTTCGCTGATGAACGGTGCCAATGAGGTGCCGGTCGAGGGTGGGCCGGCTGTGGGTGACAGGGACGGGCATGCGCTGGCGCTGATGCGGATCCAGGGCAATGAGGTGTCGTACGCGTTCACGTTCACGGGGGTTCAGACGCCGACTCTGGGTCACCTTCACAAGGGTGTGAAGGGTGTCAACGGTGACGTGAAGATCCCGTTCTTCACGGAGAAGCTGGAGGACGGTACGAAGTTCGCCTACGGCACGGTCACCGTTCGGGACAACGACCTGCTGGAGGGCATCAAGGCGAACCCGGAGAACTGGTACTTCAACCTGCACACCGCCGAGTTCCCCGGCGGCGCGGTCCGTGGCCAGGGTTACAAGCTCTCCTCGGGCATCCAGGTCCCCGACACGATCACGCCGGAGGCCCTCAACTCCGTGATCAGCGGCAAGTAA
- a CDS encoding phosphatase PAP2 family protein yields the protein MLTDVRASLATRRREVVAAACTALFAAVVYATAVLTPAGQELENALFRLPEFPTDPGGTPITLGPPPEITDTPTTVILRSGHAAALGGLLLLVPLARRKVSLAVWGLVTLTGSAVTAGVLKQLLPRPLLDPSALDLTADNSAPSGHATMATSLALVALVVCPAAVRYIAAPAAVALSALTSYFVQGAGWHRPSDIVTAAAVSLLWCHLASALVPGAAEDIAATRTKRPWALSLGVAAATAAALWWARGQGTELDALMVAAAAAPCAAVVVLTHHRYRTEGPHPVPVASPQVHGEGEITAVSAEGRLTPATEAPSSGHR from the coding sequence ATGCTCACCGACGTTCGTGCATCCCTGGCGACGCGCAGGAGGGAAGTCGTCGCGGCGGCCTGCACGGCACTGTTCGCCGCCGTCGTCTACGCGACCGCCGTCCTCACCCCGGCCGGGCAGGAGCTGGAGAACGCCCTGTTCCGCTTGCCGGAATTCCCCACTGACCCCGGCGGCACCCCCATCACGCTCGGCCCGCCCCCGGAAATCACCGACACTCCGACCACTGTGATCCTCCGGTCCGGCCACGCCGCGGCCCTCGGCGGGCTTCTGCTGCTGGTGCCGCTGGCCCGCAGGAAGGTGAGCCTGGCGGTGTGGGGCCTGGTGACGCTGACCGGGTCCGCCGTGACAGCGGGCGTTCTGAAACAGCTCCTGCCCCGCCCGCTGCTCGATCCCTCCGCCCTCGACCTGACGGCGGACAACAGCGCCCCCAGCGGGCACGCGACCATGGCGACCTCTCTGGCGCTTGTGGCCCTGGTCGTGTGCCCGGCGGCCGTGCGGTACATCGCGGCGCCGGCAGCGGTCGCCCTGTCGGCCCTGACCTCCTACTTCGTGCAAGGGGCGGGCTGGCACCGCCCCTCCGACATCGTGACCGCCGCCGCCGTCTCGCTGCTGTGGTGCCACCTCGCCTCGGCGCTGGTACCCGGAGCCGCCGAGGACATCGCCGCCACGCGCACGAAGCGCCCGTGGGCGCTGTCCCTGGGAGTGGCGGCGGCGACCGCCGCCGCCCTGTGGTGGGCTCGGGGCCAGGGCACCGAACTGGACGCCCTGATGGTTGCGGCCGCCGCTGCCCCGTGCGCCGCAGTCGTGGTCCTCACACACCACCGCTACCGGACAGAGGGTCCCCACCCCGTGCCCGTGGCCTCGCCGCAGGTCCATGGTGAGGGCGAGATCACGGCGGTGAGTGCGGAGGGCCGGCTGACGCCCGCCACCGAGGCGCCGTCTTCCGGGCACAGGTGA
- a CDS encoding VanZ family protein codes for MGDINYRLEALPVCTPLVVLFFGFLVLRAIRNGSGPQWGWRSIPIRTVTATYIAGVAGVTFFPFQIAYGKLADDMAWYNQINWIPVLTLDVPTAVLNVIMTVPLGVLLPFVSGKVTSPRRALAYGAAFSLAIEVAQILGCVLFNNYRGADVNDVLTNALGCLLGYSLIQLTLKLSFPRDVFSRLALPDSVLAREPHSPTRVNTIAV; via the coding sequence ATGGGCGACATCAACTACCGGTTGGAAGCGCTGCCGGTATGCACCCCGCTCGTCGTTCTGTTCTTCGGCTTCCTCGTACTGCGGGCGATCCGCAATGGTTCGGGACCCCAGTGGGGATGGCGGTCGATCCCCATCCGGACCGTGACAGCGACCTACATTGCAGGAGTCGCCGGCGTCACCTTCTTTCCGTTTCAGATCGCGTATGGAAAGTTGGCGGACGATATGGCCTGGTACAACCAGATCAACTGGATTCCTGTACTGACCCTGGACGTTCCCACTGCCGTACTCAACGTGATCATGACAGTGCCGTTGGGTGTCTTGCTGCCCTTTGTTTCCGGGAAGGTCACCTCCCCGCGCCGGGCCCTCGCCTACGGGGCGGCCTTCAGCCTGGCGATCGAGGTGGCACAGATTCTCGGGTGCGTTCTCTTCAACAACTATCGCGGCGCCGATGTCAATGACGTGCTCACCAACGCTCTCGGCTGCCTGCTGGGTTACTCACTCATCCAGTTGACACTCAAGCTCTCCTTCCCCCGGGACGTGTTCTCGCGCCTCGCACTGCCCGACTCCGTACTCGCGCGTGAACCCCACAGCCCGACCAGGGTCAATACGATCGCCGTGTAG
- a CDS encoding MFS transporter produces MSTAPPHPSRAAEPRFRDALRGLPGRVWIVSLGILVNRVGNFLPVFIVFYLTERGHSAGAAGFVLGVSGLGNVLGNAVGGHLADKIGRRWTIMLSGVTTAALTAAVPFLEPLPVIVVVVGLIGVTSQIYRPAAAAVLLDSVTNNQQRLAAFGVFRFAMNIGAALGGVIGGVLASASYVELFLGNAVACLLFGVVVAVLLRDAPSAQADAGDTDTQADGAVGYRQAFADRTLLRFLLMTVVAEFVYIQSTVGLPLHVGDVGLTERDFGLLIGLNGLLVLVFELPITGAVSRCRPQYVLAVGNLLIGVGLALTGFMSSMVLLSVTVLIWTLGEMMASSVAHAYLGSLAPPRMVGRYQGLYGAAYTAGTGAGPLIGGAVYAVGPWALWTLIGTAGLLAARLCLPSRRAAAAADKPDS; encoded by the coding sequence GTGAGCACCGCGCCGCCGCACCCGTCACGTGCCGCCGAGCCGCGATTCCGCGACGCGCTGCGCGGCCTGCCCGGACGGGTGTGGATCGTCAGTCTCGGCATCCTGGTCAACCGGGTCGGCAACTTCCTGCCCGTGTTCATCGTGTTCTACCTGACCGAACGCGGCCATTCCGCCGGTGCCGCGGGGTTCGTACTGGGCGTGTCCGGTCTGGGCAACGTGCTCGGCAACGCCGTCGGCGGCCACCTCGCCGACAAGATCGGCCGACGCTGGACCATCATGCTGTCCGGCGTGACCACCGCCGCCCTGACGGCGGCGGTGCCGTTCCTCGAACCGCTCCCGGTCATCGTCGTGGTGGTCGGACTCATCGGTGTGACCTCGCAGATCTACCGGCCGGCCGCGGCCGCGGTGCTGCTGGACTCGGTGACGAACAACCAGCAACGGCTCGCCGCCTTCGGGGTGTTCCGCTTCGCGATGAACATCGGCGCGGCCCTGGGCGGAGTCATCGGCGGCGTGCTGGCAAGCGCCTCGTACGTGGAGCTGTTCCTGGGCAATGCCGTCGCCTGCCTGCTGTTCGGCGTGGTGGTGGCGGTACTGCTGCGCGACGCGCCCTCAGCCCAGGCCGACGCGGGCGATACGGACACGCAGGCGGACGGGGCCGTGGGCTACCGGCAGGCCTTCGCCGACCGCACCCTGCTGCGCTTCCTGCTGATGACCGTGGTGGCCGAGTTCGTCTACATCCAGTCCACCGTCGGCCTGCCCCTGCACGTCGGCGACGTGGGGCTGACCGAGCGCGACTTCGGTCTCCTCATCGGGCTCAACGGCCTGCTGGTGCTGGTGTTCGAGCTGCCCATCACCGGTGCGGTCTCCCGCTGCCGGCCGCAGTACGTACTGGCCGTCGGCAACCTGCTCATCGGAGTCGGCCTGGCACTGACCGGGTTCATGAGCAGCATGGTCCTGCTGTCGGTGACGGTGCTGATCTGGACACTCGGCGAGATGATGGCCAGCTCCGTGGCCCACGCCTACCTGGGAAGTCTGGCTCCGCCGCGGATGGTCGGGCGCTACCAGGGGCTGTACGGCGCCGCATACACCGCCGGTACGGGCGCCGGACCGCTCATCGGCGGCGCGGTGTACGCGGTCGGCCCATGGGCCCTGTGGACCCTGATCGGCACGGCCGGACTGCTGGCCGCCCGGCTCTGCCTGCCGAGCCGCCGCGCGGCGGCCGCAGCGGACAAGCCGGATTCGTGA